The DNA region CAACACAAATTGTATTCGGAACGAGCAACACCTGTGCATTACTCTCAAACCAAAAGGTTGTTTGCACTGGCTATCTTGGCTATGGATCACTTAGTCTTTCCAATTCTCCTTACCGAAACACGCCCGTCGAGATCCAAGACTTTGCCGGAGCCCTAGAGATCACAGCGGGTGCGTTGCATACTTGTGCAAGAATCGCCGATGGCTCAGTAAAATGTATCGGCCAAAACTATAGCTACCAACTTGGCGATGGTTCAAATACTGATCGACCGTCTGCCGTAACAATTCCAGAACTTCAAAACGCGGTTTCGATATCCGCAGGCACTTACTCAACTTGCGCAGTTCTGCCTGGGGGATCTGCAAAATGTGCAGGCTGGAATACAAGCGGAGAACTAGGCACAGGTAATGTCTCCAACCAGCCAAGTCCAGTAGCCGCCTACTCTTCCAACACAGTCTCGTCAATATCTGTCAGCATCAGTCACTCCTGCGCAATTGTAGCGAACAGCAAAGTTAAGTGCTCGGGTGACAATGGATATTACCAACTCGGCAACATTGACCAAGTTGACCATACCACCCCAGTTTTTGTGGTTAAAGGGAACTAGATGGGTAATTTCATAGTGTTCATAGTGTTAGCGATAGGTGTTCTTATCTACAATATGCAACTCAGTTCCATGGGAGGAAAAGAAGGGGCTCTAGCATACGACCTAATCCGGCAAGAGTTAAAAGACCCAAGCTCCGCTTCTTGGGACTCAATCAAAGTGCTGTCAAAGGAGAATGGCAGAAGCTTAGTGGTTGCGGATATCACTGCGAAAAATAGCTTCAACGCAAATGTAAAATCTCGCTTTTGTGTTTGCGTCGCCTTGGCCGATAAGGTCGGAAAAGTACTATCAACCGATGGTGGTTGCCAACCAATAGAAATGTTTAAGAATGAATGTGCCTCCCTTACGATTCATAAACAATAAAGTTTGCCTTCTAATAGGGGCACTATTTTGCTTGGGATGCTCACCAGCTTCTCCCAGGGTATACTCTCTTAGTGAGCTTGGATCACTCAAAGAAGTTTTCTCTTACTCAACAGATACCTTTGATCCGAACTTTATTTCGACCGACGCTTCCATTGGGATAAAAACATTCATCAAGCAGTTTCAGGTTACCAAGCTAAACAATGGAGCTGCATTTGTCTCAGCCACAGTTGTTTCAGATTCCGGTGTATTACCGATAACTGAATACATGATCTCTTCGGAAAAGATCAGCAACATAGGTTATTTCGACTCTTCCGCTTCAAAGGTTTATTATGAAATTGATCTTACGAGCGAACTTCCTAGCCTAACCATAGAAGCTGATTTTGATGGAGATAGGACAAACAATACGCCAGCAACTGTTACTGCCTTGCGAAAATCTCCCCTAAAATAGCTCAAGCTTTGTGAAAACTGAAACCACAAATGGTTTCCAAAACCTTCATCATGTTACCAAAATCGTAGCTGGCTACTGAAGATCGTCCGTCCTTGATATCCAAAAGAATTTTATCAAAGCTAGCCTGGATATCTGCCTTTCTGGATACTTCCCCCTGATACTTTTTCTGTCCTTCGATGAACCCCTTCCAAATAACTGGATGGAACATGCCCAATTGATGCCTCAATGCCTCGACCGGAAAATATAGCTCAATGCTTCCGGCAAGACCATTCACGTCCATATCAACTGACCCTTGTGGGCCAACTGTCGGGTAGTTTTTCAAAAGATCAATATCTGGAAGTGACACGATTCTGATGTTTTTGCGTAGTTTTAACTCCTTAAGATACTTCATTGAGTCTTTAGCCGCTGTGTCGTTATCAAAGACGGCTACGATATCATTACTAATTCCCGCTGCGGATAGCGCTTTGATTGTGTGAATCAGAGACGAAGCACTGCCCTGAAGTTTATTCTCTTCAAAGTCCAAGAAAGAATAACAACTTGCTAAATGTGGCTTAAGAATTTGCAAAGATGCTTCAATGTATCGTCTATCAGTCACGCCCTCCGTAAGGATGACGGTTTTCGATTGAGGTGAATTGCTCGACAGATCTTCTTCTGCATCAACATATCCTCCATGTACGAGTTCGCTATATTCCATGGTCACAAACGTTCCCAGCTTGTCTGGAAATGTTGATAAAATTGCAAGAAATGCGTTGTTATCTAAACTTGAAAGCCCGTAATCATTAAAGTCACTGTGTTCAAGGAACAAAAAATCAATCTCATTTTCAACATAAAAGATGTATGTAAAAGGCTCGGGATTTGAGGTTTTCTCCCCTGCCATATATCTCTGAATGAGCTTTCCCCACGCATCAAAATCAATGACCTTTATAAGTTCCAAACTCTTTTCAATCTTTGCAACATCCGTGTATCTGTCTTGATCAGCAAGGCGCGATTCAAAATCTGCAATCACTTCCGCTTTATATCTTTCAAATGATTCACGTCCGGCATCTAACGTAGCGCCGCATGCTTGGAGCCTCTCAATAGCCGTAAAGATAGGTACTGTATATTTATAGACAACAGACTCCCCGTCTTCTGTGTTTTCTGTCGAGATGACCTTATCTTGGGGAGTAAAAAAATCTGTGGTGATTGGATAAGACTTACTGCTTAAAACCTCTTCGTTTCCAAAATACAGACCGCACCAGCTTCCCACCATCAACCTCCGACTAGACCTTCTAAAAAAAGATCCATGGGGACTTAGATATCATGAAAACAAAAATAATTTAAAAAAAGACAGAAAAGTTCATCAGAGCAGAATTTTTTTGGAACGAAGTTGGTAAAGGCTTTGAAAAGGAGGACTACAACATGAACAAGTCCACAGAATCGAACAAGCCATTCAAACTAATCGGTATTAAAGAACAACGTGACAGCCAAGCAGAGGGTCGCCCGGCAAAGAGTTTCCAGGAGTACCCAGGATTAACTCCAGCGAATGAGGAGCTAGAGACGGCTTCGGATAATGTGTCTCAAGATGAGAACAAAGAGGAAATTCAAGAGGTTACAGAGATCAATATCAATGAATTTCATGAATCTCGTCGCCCATTACTTCACCTTTCTGTTGATATTGACACGGATGGCCATTATAATAAAGAAGACACTTCAAATGTTACTCAAGTAGCTGAAAAGACTAAGAAGTCTAAGAAGGGTTTCAAAGTGAAACAGACAGACCGTTTCAAGACCCCATGGTTTGAAAATTTGTATGCCTCAATTAAAGACAGTAAAGTTGGTCACACCAGCCTATTAAGCGAGAAGGAACTGGAAAAGCGCTTATTGGAGCCCTTGCCTGAAGGCTTCACAATGCTAGAAGTTCTAGAAGCAATTCGCTACAGACAGCGTGAATATCGTAAAGACATCATGCCGCAAGTATCAAACTGGGAAGAGTTAACTGGTTTAACGCTTGAAGATTATAGACCAGCACTTGGTAAGCTTTTAACGCCACAATCCTTGAAGCAAACATTAAGCGCATTAACTCGCCACTACATTGAATTCCTGAAAGATACTTACTCCAGCGACGTAAAGTCTGGAGTCCATAGACTAAAAGATCCATGGTCAATCAAAGTTCTACACCTTAAATCGGAAGTCATTGGCCAGTTCAACGAATGGCTGGAACATCTAGAAACAGGTTACCATCTCTCGGATGCTTCAAAAATACGTGGCGTTGCAAGACTGATCTTTGAACGTACAAGCAACCCCATTCGCACACGTGCGACAAGATATTCATCGTTTAATCCAGAAATCGAAGATCTTCTGAGATTGTATCAAACGACTGGTACAAGCAACGAAGACTCCAAAAGCGTTGCATCTGCCGCCCGCAAGGCAATTAAGCTTGCTGGAATTCAAACTGCAGACGAACTTAAATCTACCAAAGGTTTAGAGAAAATCGCGTTTCTCAATTACAGTGGAGAGGTTTCTGATGGCGACAAATCACGCAGCAAAAAGTTCTTTTGGTGGCTGGGACAGGAATTTAAATTCAAAGTGCCACCCTACTTCGAGTCCAACAAAATCGAGACCATTCATCAGTTAACAGATGATCAAAATGCTTGGTTTCAACTCAACATTGCCCAAGTCTTGGATAAAAGCATCTCCAAGCGTAAGGACTACAAACAACAGTTGGACCTATATCGTTTGATTATGGCCCAGCTGAGCACAAGAGATGTCCATAAATTTACTGACGTCCTGCCGTCAGACTTCATTGCGGCAGCCGCACTCGCGTCCAAACACCAACGTAACCTAGGCATTTTGCGCGGACTAAAAGGAATATCACAAGCTTTAGTAACCTATTCATCTCAAAAGAATAAGTGGAAATACTGTTCTGCGGAAACGTTCGATCAATTTGAGAATCGCTGTTTGGATTCAATCGAAGGCTGCGGTGACCGCAATCTGGAACAACTCGATCTTAATCGCTACAAACCCGTATTTAATTCACTAGATGGATCATGGAGCGCTTTCTTCCCTCTGATTATGCAGGACTTCAGAGCAGCTGCTTTGGCTGACGAAAAATGCAGAGAAGGAAAAAGATCAGTTAAAAAATCACTGGCAACTCCTGAACACTACAAACTCATCTATGAAAACTTATTAACCGTTGGTCATGGCAAACCCTGCGGCAATCGCAAAACAGGTGCGGTGCAAGATTTATATGGGACGTATAGAACTGGTGGATTACTGGATAAAAATCCGAACACCCTTTCCCAAGATGAAAAAAGAAGCTTAGAAAAGTATACGGCTTATGCGCTCCAAGCATTTGGGGGTTAAGATTTCGCTCTGAAAGTGATTCTTTGATTTACTATGATTATGCTCCGCTTTTAAATGAAGACACCGAATCTTGTATTTTCCCAAAAACCTATAAAGACAAATACTTAGGTGAAATCACATGTCTTGCACTCTTTCAACAAGGCGAGAATAGAAAGGTAGACTTAAGCTATTTGGTTCCTTTGAGTACGCTTTGCGACGAGTTTTTACTGATGCATCTCGCAGCACAAAACATTAAGCATGGTCAAAAAATCTTTACTTTAAATGTTTCAACACTCGCCGATGACATCAAAAGAACCTCGTGCAAATGGTTTAAAGCTAACATGAGCTTTGAAAAACTGCTGGAAGGAGAGACAAATAAGGCTTTTACAACTCACCGTTTTAGAAACATCTTAGTACGTTCGATCGCTACATACTACGATGGAAGCGACTCAATTGAG from Bdellovibrio sp. GT3 includes:
- a CDS encoding HEPN/Toprim-associated domain-containing protein, coding for MVGSWCGLYFGNEEVLSSKSYPITTDFFTPQDKVISTENTEDGESVVYKYTVPIFTAIERLQACGATLDAGRESFERYKAEVIADFESRLADQDRYTDVAKIEKSLELIKVIDFDAWGKLIQRYMAGEKTSNPEPFTYIFYVENEIDFLFLEHSDFNDYGLSSLDNNAFLAILSTFPDKLGTFVTMEYSELVHGGYVDAEEDLSSNSPQSKTVILTEGVTDRRYIEASLQILKPHLASCYSFLDFEENKLQGSASSLIHTIKALSAAGISNDIVAVFDNDTAAKDSMKYLKELKLRKNIRIVSLPDIDLLKNYPTVGPQGSVDMDVNGLAGSIELYFPVEALRHQLGMFHPVIWKGFIEGQKKYQGEVSRKADIQASFDKILLDIKDGRSSVASYDFGNMMKVLETICGFSFHKA